Genomic segment of Coffea arabica cultivar ET-39 chromosome 1e, Coffea Arabica ET-39 HiFi, whole genome shotgun sequence:
AGATTGGGTGGGGAAGAAGGGTATTAAaggcaaaaaataaatattttagtagacttttcttaataattttcttttttatcaaatttttttgcACTAGTAATTGTTAAAATTGTAAAGTTAAATTAATAAATGCTTGGCATAATACTACAAAATAAAGGGGTGTTTAAGTGAAAATAGCAATCATTAGAATACCCTTTTCTATGGAAAACATACCAGTTTTTAACTAAATATTACCATCCTTTTAGTGAAAGTTACAACTCCTTCAAGAACTTTTAGCACTTTTTAAACCAAATAAACTTTTAGCAAAAGAcaatttgtaaaacttataattttttttttagcaaaactTATTACATTGTTGACGAACCTTACCAACTTTCAAGCATAACTAATCATTCTTTTTACAATAAATTCACTGCTATTTCaaataaaacattttacttcATTTACCATTCTTAGCATTTTTTTTGCAAAGTTTGTAATCTATTGAATATTTTACTAACTGTGTagcaaaacttaaaaaaacaAACTTTGTagtatataaaattttattaagtcTCTTATAGAATATACAGTTCATGGTCCTTGATTAAAAAGTCttgttaaattttagcaaaactTACCACATCTTTCTAAAAGCAAAACTTATCTACTTCATCGCACAAATCATAAAAACCCATTCAggaaaaatataattatttataaataaagtTATAATTTTTTCTAAGGACGCTGTATATTTTTGCTAGGTAGGATTATGTTGAAAAAAAGGTATTAAAAGTGCTCGAGGATGATTGTAAATATCACTAACGGAATaataaattttatcaaaagtTTATTAGGTCATAAGAAAGTACTAAAAAGTCCTTGAAAAAGCATTAGTTTCATTAAAAGAATGGTAaattttacattaaaaaaatggTACGTTTTGCATTAAGAAATGTAAGATTTTgctaatgaagccataaatttcCCTTGAAAATgtattaagtttttttttttatatataagaATAGTAAGTTTTGCTTGAAAGTTAATAGGATTTGGGAATGATGCGCGCAGTAAATTTTACTAAAAAAAGTGACAACGTGTGTTATTGAAATCTTATCTAAAAGATGCATTGACAAGGCCTAGGCCAATGCTTTGATTATTTCTGAGTACATGTTTTCAGGTAGGATCCTGCTTTGGTATGGTAACTACTAACTACTCGTCAGGTAACGACAATATATATTATTAGTTTAGCTGACAAAACACAAAGATTTGACAATACTAATTTTTTGATTAAACAAAGAGCACCTTTACAAGATGTTAGGTTACATGTAAAACCACAGTTCATTAGTTCGGCCATTCGACGATAAATAATGGCTTCTTAATggtccagtttttttttttattcttttttaaaaCTCAGAATATGTTTACAAAAATTTATGGTTACGAAAAAGATTCTTTTAAATGACAAAAGCTGACTAGTTTTACGAGTTTTGGCCATTAAAATTACAACGTTAGCTGATGATTAATTATTTTCTCAAGGACTGGACCTTACATGGTAAATCATTTTCTCAAGGACAGGCCATTAAAATTACAATGTTGGCTGATGATTAATTCCACACACTGCTTTCAAGTTTGAGCTCTCATGCATAATAATAAATAGTAGAATTAAACATTTATAgtcaaaattttcacttttctcttttttcacaTACTTTCACTATTACCTTGATCTACATCTAAGAGAAACTTTTTACAACCTTCTCCAAATTACTggctaacattttttttttctgatgagCTGATGGTTCTTGGACTAATTAAGTCATCATCATTGTTGTTCACCTTCACACTTCACCCCACCTGAAGAAAAGGGTGCGTGCTTAAACGCTCCAGGTCGGCAGAAATCTCTAGCACAGTTGTCAAGAAACAACCAAGCATCCACAAGAATACTACCACAACTCGAGAGAGATCAGattcaagaaaaataaagacTCTTGTTCATTTTCCTAAGCCATGTTCTGCATGAAGTTGAGTTAACGAGGATTGAAGTAGAGGGTCATTTAATTGAAGAATAGCTAGTTTGGAGAGAATTGAAGGAGGGAGTGCAGCAATGGCAGCCCTTCGGCTCCTCCTCCTTTTTTTAGTGATGTCTGCAGGATGTCGTGGGATCTTCTCTAACACAGATCCTCGCGATGGTAATGTGCTAGTCTCGTGCTGCATGCTTTTCCAAGAATATCACAGTATACAATTGCAGGCATTTCTTATCCAATTTGATTACATCGGATTGCACTTTTGGTTGGACTGCTTTATTGATACACTTTGCGTCCAAATCCAGTACTTTTGTTGGTGTAAAGAGTGAACTAGCCTCATCATTCTTCATGAAAAATGTCATTGTAGCTTTTACATTTTAACATCGATTTGAACTATAATATATATCAAGAATACAACTACTAGCTTGTAGTAGATAGTAGAGtttataaacaaataaattattaGTTTTCTTGAAGTTCAAGCAGGAAGATGCATTTAGCCGAGTTGGATACAAAATTTTCAAGCTTTGAATCAGCCAGGGTCTTTGAAACGCATGACAGCCTCACATGTAGCTATTCTTATGGGATTATGGTCTATATGTATGCAAAGAGTTTTTTGCAGTTTGGGAAAGGGGGGAAGGGAAAGTAGGAAAGAGTTATTAGCTAGATATTCTATGCTTTCCATTTCTtagattggatcaagaaaaaTGGTTGAGTTGGGGCGTAGGGAAAGAGAAATCATGTTCCTTGATTTTTGCTTCTTTGTTGCTTCTCGCATGAGTACTTTAGTTACAGTATAAACTACAAAGTTGAGAAAAGGTTGACCTTAGAGTTCCAATTAAAGTCTGAACTAATGAATCAACTCTGGAATTCCATGATCATGGTAAATAGTTGTCTCTGGATTATTTTGAGATTAAGCTAATGGTAATGAAACCAATGAATGAAAGAACTACCAGGCCACAACTTTATGccaaaaagggaaaataaaaaaaaggcatCATAGGAACCtcattttttcacctttcctGCTCCAGTAACCTATGTAAAGACAATTTGAAGTCTTTCATCACTGAATTTTCTGCCTGATTTTCCCCCATCCagttggcccaaacaaatacaatTTTTGGCAGCCTATTAATTCTTGCTAGTATGTACTTTTCGTTAATGGAGTCTCATAAATGTACCATCTCTTTGATTACGTAGTTTCTATGCTTGCAAAGTCCTTTTGATCTTAAGTGGATACAAATTCTTGCAGTTACTGTTCTTCTGTCTTTGAAAGATCAGTGGCAAAACACACCACCAAGTTGGGGCAAGTCAGATGATCCTTGTGGATTTCCTTGGGAAGGAGTCTCCTGTAACAACTACTCAAGGGTCACTGAATTGTAAGTAGTTCGTCTACTCTTTCAGGCTATCACGAATTCATGATGGTATTCCCTTTGAGGTCTTTTGATAGCCTAAAAAATCTATGCCTGTAGCCTCACACTGTGCATTGATACTTCAGGCTATTATCAGCTATGGGACTATCAGGTAAACTCAGTGGTGATATTGGAGGACTCACTGAATTGACGTCCATGTAAGTTTCTCTCGCTATTTCAGCTGATCAAGCACAAAATTTTACAAAGTTTTTAACTTTGCATTCATTCAATTCACGTTTCTAAATATTGTTTCAGGGATCTATCATTCAACCGAGGTCTCACTGGTCCACTCTCTCCACGAATAGGAGACTTGCAAAATTTGAGTATATTGTAATCAATCTGACAAAATCCTACATCAAATTTTGATCCCTGGAAACTATTTCCAGGAACATATTTACGAAGgaagtattttttttaatcaatatTTTCGCCTATGTTGCTCAGAATCCTCACTGGATGTAGCTTCAATGGAAATATACCAAGTGAACTAGGGAATCTTGCACAATTGTCCTTCCTGTAAGTATCTTGAGACAACAGCATGAAAACATGGCATTATACATGGACTTATATGAGGATTTGCTGATCTCAATTAAATCTCTGCTTCATCTTCCATGACAGGGCACTTAACATAAATAACTTCACTGGAGAGATACCACCATCGCTGGGAAAGCTTTCCAACTTATACTGTCTTGATATAGCAGATAATCAGTTGACAGGATCAATACCTATTTCATCTCTGACTGAAACACCAGGATTGGACCTCCTAAAAAAGGCACAACACTTGTGAGTACAATTCCTTTTTTAACTCAGTTATTCCTGTCCGATTTTCTTCAGGGATAAGAGTTTGATCTTCATATCTTTGCAGCCATTTCAACAATAACCAGCTTTCTGGCCAAATTCCAGGCACACTTTTCAGCTCAGAAATGGTACTTATACATGTGTAAGTTACCATTGGATACAATCAGTCTTCAGGTCTGATTTAtgacctttttcctttttcttcttcttcttcttattgtTTGCCATTCTTTATGGCAGACTGTTTAATGGTAACAACTTGACCGGAGGAATCCCCTCAACATTAGGATATGTTCAGACACTTGAGGTTCTGTGAGTATTCTCAAACTGTTTCATTCGATCTCCCTTTTGGATGGActgagttttctttttctttttttttttttttggcctctCATTCTAACTATTTTCTGGTGTAAATTCTGTAACGGAGAACAGGAGGCTAGATCGAAATGCCCTGACTGGCAATGTCCCATTAAACTTCAAAAATCTCACGAATTTGACGGAATTGTTGGTTCTTCTTGAAATTTGGAGAAGCattattttttcttcaattttaccATTGGATGCTAAATTGAAATGCCTTCTTTCATACTTTCGTTTTCGTCTAGGCACCTAGAACATAATCAGTTATCAGGTCCATTTCCAGACTTGACCGGAATGAAAGACCTCAACTACGTGTAAGTGATGGTTGAATAATCTCCACAATCAAATTTTATGCTCCCGATTTTTGTTTGGAAGGTGAACTCTATGCTTTTGTTTCCCTTCACAGGGACTTGAGCAACAACTCTTTTCAACAATCGCAAGCTCCAGACTGGTTCGGTATATTAGAGTCACTAACAACCTTGTGAGTATTATTAAGATCCTAATGAGAAGCTTAAGATGAATTATTCTGTTCCTGGATCTATCTTATGCTTCAAAGTTGCAATTCTGTCAGGGTTGCTGAATACGGATCACTTGAGGGAACAGTGCCTCAGAAACTCTTCGCTTTACCTCAAATTCAACAAGTGTATGTTTGAATCAGCACGCTTTGAACAGTAAAGCAtattattttatcttttaaaaGATAAAAGTAATACGATTATACCGATTCATTTCATGTCAACACTTTTACAGCAAACTGAGAAACAATGCATTTAACGAGACACTGGATATGGGCAGAACCATTGGTCAGCAACTTAAAGTTGTTGATTTGGAGAACAATGAAATAGCCTTCGCTGCTCTTGGTTCTGGTTATGACAATACACCGATGTGAGACAATATTATATTAACCTTTTTTTATGCCAAGAAACAACTTTCCATCTTTTTGTCCAACTAGCGTTCATATCTGTCATCCATGTTAAAACAGATTGCTAGCAGGAAACCCAGTCTGCAGCGCAGATCTTGCAAAGACCAATTACTGTGAGGATATGCAACCACTTCCACCCTATTGTACGAGCCTGGCTAATTGTGCAAGCACATCCTGCCCTGCTGATAAGAAACTCAGTCCACAGAGTTGTGAATGTGCTCATCCATATGAGGGAACAATGTACTTCAGAGCGCCATCCTCCAGGGAGTTGTCTAATTATACTCTATTTCACCAGTTGGAAATTAGCCTGTGGACGAAGTTAAACCTTACTCCTGGCTCAGTTTCTCTGCAGAAACCATTCTTCAATGTTGACGACTTGCTTCAGGTGCATTTGGCATTTTTTCCATCCGTAGGAGAGTATTTCAATAGGTCAGAGGTCCAGAGGATGGGATTTGCTTTAAATTATTACATTTTCATGCCTCCAGAGCAATTTGGGTCCTTCTACTTCAGGCCATTTCCTTACACTTTCGGTGGTATAAAAGGCTAATAATTTGTCTAACTGTCATTTGTTTTTGAATTCATGAATGAACAAACTACTAACAAAAGAGGTGTTGCAGCTGAACGTAAAAATGCCATAAGCAAAACAATTGTTACAGCGATAGCTGCTTGCAGCGTCATTCTGGGATTGTTGCTCATTTGCCTAGGCATCTATGCTGTCCGCCAAAAGAGACGGGCTGAAAGAGCTGTTGAATTAAGTAAACCATTTGGTATGACCTGTCCGCTATAGCTTACTACTCTTTATTATGTTTATGAATGTGCTATAACTGAAACATGTTGACCAGCATCTTGGGCTCCAAGTCGCAAGGACAGTGGGGGAGCACCACAACTAAAAGGAGCTCGTTGGTTTTCTTACGATGAGCTGAAGAAATCAACTAATAACTTTTCTGAGAAAAATGAGATCGGTTCTGGTGGCTATGGCAAGGTATGCTGTCATATATTTTGATTTTGCATCTAAAAATTTTCTTCAGTTTCAACTCAGTTGCATTTCTGGATTCTTAGGTCTATAGAGGGATGCTCCCAAGTGGACTATTTGTTGCTATCAAAAGATCACAACAAGGCTCCAAGCAAGGTGGACATGAATTCAAAACTGAAATTGAGTTGCTGTCACGAGTTCATCACAAGAACCTCGTTGGCTTGGTTGGATTCTGTTTTGAACAAGGTGAACAGATGTTGGTATATGAGTTTATGCCTAACGGAACTCTGAGGGAGAGTTTATCAGGTACGTTTGCTTTCATGTCACCAGATTATACTTACGCAGGAAGATTACTGACTGAAATTTTCCTCGATGGCACGGATACAAGATGTAGAAGATAAACAACCAAATGGTTTTTTTGTTCAATGCATGCCTGCACTTGAAACAGACTATATTGACTGAAGCATTATCACTAGGATTCACTCACTTGAAACAGATTATGTTGACTGCattcttttttttgacttttaatTCTGGTAACTTGATCAggtttttacaaaatctaatcACTCACTTGCATGCCTCAACATTTCTACACCTTCTTCCTAAATTATATTTCAACTCATAGGATGTCTGAACCTCTGGATATCTTTGTACAAAGTGTGTCATTAGCTTATATTCCAAATAGACTATATGCCGCTTTCATAAATCCAAATTGGACCCAAACTATAGAAAATGAGATGTCAGCATTGTGAAAAAAAATGACACATGACCTTTGTTTCACTACCAAAAGGAAATAAGATTGTGAGGTGCAAATGAGTATTCTTAATCAAGTACAAAGCTGATGGATTAATCGACTGATATAAGGTGCGACTTGTGGTGAAGGCGGTACATATAGACATATGGCATTGATTCAAGAAACTTTCTTACCAGTGGCAAAATTGGACACCATTAGAGTTTTATTGTCCCTCGCAGCCTATCTAGATTGGCCGTTTCATCAGTTCAATGTAAAATATTCCTTTTTACATAGTGATTTTAAGAAAGATGTGTATATGGATATTTCACCTAAGTATTCCACAACTCTAAAGACAAACATTATGTGCCGATTGCATAGAGCTTTGTGGACTTAAATAGTCACTGTGTACttgatttggccaatttacTTTGGCTATAATAAAATACGATTTTCATAGAGTAATGTATGCCACACCTTATTTTTGAAACATAGGCTTGAGAAAGTGACAGCACCGATTATCTATGTCGATAACATGATTATCACAGGTAATGACATAAAGGAGATTTCTAAGCTACAAGACAAATTATTAGCTGAGTTTGAAATTTAGAGTTTGGAAAGTCAAATATTTGTAGGCATTAAAATGGCAAGATCAAAGCAGAGCTTCTTCCTATCTCAATGGAAGTTTGTACTCGATCTTTTGTAGGACTACTAGGTTGCAACTTAGTAGACACGTCGATTATCTAGAACTACAAACTCAGAGATTATCTTGATCAAATGCTGACTGACAAAGAAAGATATTAGATATTAGTTGGTAGGCTAATTTATCTATCACATACTTATCCAACAGTATAACATATGTTAGTATTGTCAGCTGATTCATGCATTCTCTTAGTGGTAGGCATATGAAAACTATGATCAGGATCATTCAATATTTAAAGGGTTCATCTGGGAAAGGACTTCTATTTTCTAAGAATAATCATCTCAAAATTGAAAGCAATACAATGCCAATTGGTCGGGAGACCATACTGATCAAAAATCCACTTCAGACTACTTTACCTTAATGGGTGACAATTTAGTTACATGGAGAAGTAAGAGACAGAAGGTGGTGGATTTATCTAGTGTAGAAGCTAAGTTCAGAGGGATGACCAAAGGGGTGCGTAAACTTCTTTGGCTTAAGAAGCTGCTTACTGGTATACGGCATGCTCAAACTTCTGAAATAGATTTGTTTCATGATAACAAAACAACCATTGACATTTCTCAGAATCTAGTTTAACATGACCAACTAAACATGTAAAGGTTGATCAGCACTTCATTAGACAAAATCTTAAAGATAAGGTGACACTGTTTCCGTTTGCCAAGTCTGAAGATCAACTGACTAATGTACTCACAAAAGCTGTGCCaattaaaaacttctacaactCATTTAGCAAGTTGAGCATGTATGATATCTATACACCAATTTGAGGGGGAGTGTTGGAGCGAGTTGatctattttttaatttaaacttTTTATCAACTAGAGATTAGATAAGGATCGAATAGATTAATTACCATTTTGAATGTTTCATTGTACTTTATCTTAGTGTAAACCTATAGCTAAAGTGCGAAATAATGAAGatattttcccaattttccttcttttaatCTTAAACAGAAAGAAATTGACTTAGTTACCATTGAAATCAACCCTTAATACGTAAATCAGGAAATTTTGAGAATTTTAACCCCATATCAGGAAATGACCACTAAGAAAAACTTCTGTCTCAGACATGCCTAACTTGGCAGCTTGCAGAATTTGATGCATTTTTATTTACATTATAAATGATTTCAGGGAAGAGTGGAATTTATCTAGACTGGAAAATGAGACTTCGAGCTGCACTTGGTTCAGCTAGAGGATTGACTTACTTGCATGAGCTTGCCATCCCTCCTATAATCCACAGAGATATCAACACCAGGAATATTCTCTTGGATGAAAATCTAACAGCTAGGGTTGCAGATTTTGGCTTGTCCAAGCTTGGTTCTGACAGTTCCAATGGCCATGTATCTACTCAAGTTAAAGGCACACCGGTGAGTTTTGATGTCTCTTTAGCTACCTGATCCCATAAAAACTCCTAATCATGTCCATGTTTAGATACATCATCAAAGGTCCTTTCTTTGTCTCTTTTGCCATCGTGAGCAATTAACGATAATCGTTTATATGGGTGCAGGGTTATATTGATCCTGAATATTACATGACCCAAAAATTGACAAACAAAAGTGATGTGTATAGCTTTGGTGTGGTTATGCTTGAGCTGGTAACAGCTAAACTGCCTATTGAGAAGGGGAAGCACATTGTCCACGAAGTGAGAATGGCGATGGACAAGAATGATGAAGAATGCTATGGATTAGGGAACATGATGGATCCAGCAATTCGAAACGCGGCCAATCTGGTAGGCTTCGTGAGATTTGTAGATTTGGCAATGCAATGTGTGGAAGAATCAGCAGCAGATCGTCCAACAATGAGTGAACTGGTGAAAGAACTCGAAACAATTATTCTGCAGAATGATGGACTTGATACAAACTCAACATCAGCATCCTCTATCGGCACATCCTCTGCCACAGTTTTTGGCATGACAAAAGGTGCTAAACACCTCTATGATGTGATGCCTAGGTAGGATGTTAACGACAGCTGTAATACCCAAATGTCTAAAGTTGTGAGGCCGAATTAGAAAATCACTTTTAAGTGGGGAACTTTTATAATTATAACAAGAACATGAGGGCCAAAAAGGAAAATGCCTATGTCTATCTCATTCCACCGCCAAACTCCCTTATGATTCTTTCATTCTTGTCTGAAGCATCAGGAAATAAGGAGATACGAGAGGACTTGGAGAACAGTGGAGAGAGCTTGCCATCTACCGATTTCAGTCGACTCTGAGGTACAGAGCCAACTCTTCTTAAGTTTCATGAGTTGAAAATTAAAGATAATGCTGTAGAATCTGGATGGTTTTCTTGAATATAGTAACTGCAGGTTGCCAGAAATGAGATTGGACAGATACAAAGTAGTTCTATTGGAGTAATTTTGTATGTATGTTGTTGCTAGCTTGTAACCAGGTACCTGATAAACACATACTGTATATGCGAAATTATGAAGATTTCATAATGTTTAATACCTAGAACACCTTGAGTTTCACCAAATCCGTAGCTATCAGTCACCTTTGCGCAGCCTTAGAAATTGATTATAACTTGGTGTAGAAAAGTCCAAATTAAGTGCCGTCAGCTGCAAtcgaaactagactcatagatcTTTTCAAGCTCTGATTCACCTCCTGTCAGCACCAGTAATTGCACGAAATTGACCGAAAACTGCAACCTGCGCAGAACAGTCCTGGAAACACCTTCAATTGAGGTCTAATTTAAAGCGCTTTACAGCTTGAAACGCTAAATGATGTCTTCTGGAGATATTTAGTACTTTGAGTGTAGTTTCTAGCGGCACCAAATTTGTAGTGGTTCGACATATATAGCCTAAGTTTTGTGTATTTAACCTAAGACTGCAATTGCTAAAATTCCTTCGTATctctataatttttaaaatgtctTAGCAAAAGATTTTGTTCGCTAATTATTATGGAAAACGTATTTTATTATATTAACTTAGATTGAGCATATGTATTTGTTTGATGATTGGGTGTCTTGGAATTATTGCAACACATATATATAAGAGATAAGAGGCGCAAGTTTGGGAAATGGAACAAGAAACGCACCCAATGGTCACTTGGCCCCAACTAACACATAAAAGGGAGTCATGAGTCATCATGTACCAAAATTTGTACGGGCTATTATTCATTTAGCCATTTGCTCTTTCTTCCATTGCAATCAAGTTTTTTCGTCTAAGTCATTTAAACACTTTCTCTTACAAATTAAATTAGCATTAGTTTTGTCTTTTttatttatgagtattttatttcttgtacttttttttttggtaagttttGTTTCTTGTACTTGTCTTGCTTACGTGTTAAAATCTGGACCGTGAATATAATTATCTAATGATCAAAGTTGTTGTAGTCTTTTCTTTGAATGCTTACAAGGTGTTCACTTAATTTTCGTGAATGAACACAGATCATACCTTGTCAATAAAATTTGGAACACTTTTGAATTTGGAAGCATCTTTTTAACTTCATGTTGAGTGTGAGCTTACAACTTGAGAACTTCgatgaatttcaattgtgaTCACCATAATAAAACATAAAGATAGAAGTAAGGACTAACCAATttcctttccattttttttttttttggtcaaacttTAGAGTAATTGGTGCCACACTGTTATTAAACACTTTAATTTTGCATTCATTTCTTTGGAACTTCCAAGAAGCTATCTTTCCCACGAATCTTGAAACAACCCGTGTAAGCTAGCATGTAATCTCATTGATTTGCAAGTCTTCAAGTGTGCTGAAACCAGTCATGCTACGATACTTACATTCAtcaatttacatttttttgctACATGAAGATGCTGTTTGCTCAATTGTTCTTGGCCTACACATGACTATTATTTTGTAACATTTTAtactattttattgtttttgacTATTAGTGCAGTTTTGTTGGCGTTTCATTAGTAATtttcacctaaaatgtcaaattgGTAAGATTGATTAAAACATAACACAAAACGTTAATAAGTAGATTGTGACACGAGTACAATATGAAATTTAACATATAATGTATGTATTTGTACTCAATTTGATACAAACACgcaaataacacaaaaaaactATGCTCTCTATATCTGTCTAATTTTCTAGTACGCTCCTCATTATTCACCACGGTATTCAAAACTCAAACTATTCATATGTCTCAACTTCTTCATTTTGAACCCTTTACTATTCTCGAACAATTGtattattttgtttctaaatCCACTCAAGTGCAAGCATAGATTTTAAAATTATTCTGTTTATCAGTTGCACATATGAAGTGTGGTTTAATATTCACTAGTAACCGTAAAAGCTATTCAAACTTAAGCGGCTCTAATTTATGCACAACTCTAAAGTTTTTAACTATCCTTATCTTGTTCGAATAATAGGCTACAATTAGTACGTCCTTCAAAGATCAGCTTAGCAACTTTAGAAGGATTAATTGCTTACTAGAGAAAATGAGCTACTGTCGTCAGGTCTTTGATGAAGTGAAGGCGCAGTCACACTTGTCGGTACAAAAGCAATAGCTTTTTGACTGATGATAGACATAGACCGTAGAGCGAGTCTTCCTCTGCTGTGAAGGCAAAGTTTCAATTTCAATTCCTAAATTCTTGGATATGTCTTAAGTGATATTGATTTTGCAAATTCAGCTCCGGATATTCCTCCCAATACACAGTACCCATGATATGAAAATTTTGTCTAAAAAAACAGTAAGCTACTATTTCAACCTCCTATGATTTTCACATTTTGTCACACTATTCCCTTATTATTTAATAACACTCACTTGACTTCCCTGTAATTTTATGTAGAGTGAAGAACAGACGCAAAACACTTATTTACCCAAGAAAGACTTTAGAATTACATGtgaagtatgaaatattttccgCAAAAACCAATTTAGTTTGTAGAGATATTAACCATTTGACCATAGGATCTTTAGTTTAACACTTATGTCTTAccgttttttcttcttcttataaAGTTTGGAGTCTCCaatgaattgaaaagaaaaaagagtatgAAATATGAAATGTACTGATATTTAAATATCCATTTAAACTCCATGTCTATTTCGCATTTGACCACGTAATACTTTTGTGGTTTTACTTAAACCAG
This window contains:
- the LOC140004595 gene encoding leucine-rich repeat receptor protein kinase HPCA1-like isoform X3, which gives rise to MAALRLLLLFLVMSAGCRGIFSNTDPRDVTVLLSLKDQWQNTPPSWGKSDDPCGFPWEGVSCNNYSRVTELLLSAMGLSGKLSGDIGGLTELTSMDLSFNRGLTGPLSPRIGDLQNLSILILTGCSFNGNIPSELGNLAQLSFLALNINNFTGEIPPSLGKLSNLYCLDIADNQLTGSIPISSLTETPGLDLLKKAQHFHFNNNQLSGQIPGTLFSSEMVLIHVLFNGNNLTGGIPSTLGYVQTLEVLRLDRNALTGNVPLNFKNLTNLTELHLEHNQLSGPFPDLTGMKDLNYVDLSNNSFQQSQAPDWFGILESLTTLVAEYGSLEGTVPQKLFALPQIQQVKLRNNAFNETLDMGRTIGQQLKVVDLENNEIAFAALGSGYDNTPILLAGNPVCSADLAKTNYCEDMQPLPPYCTSLANCASTSCPADKKLSPQSCECAHPYEGTMYFRAPSSRELSNYTLFHQLEISLWTKLNLTPGSVSLQKPFFNVDDLLQVHLAFFPSVGEYFNRSEVQRMGFALNYYIFMPPEQFGSFYFRPFPYTFGAERKNAISKTIVTAIAACSVILGLLLICLGIYAVRQKRRAERAVELSKPFASWAPSRKDSGGAPQLKGARWFSYDELKKSTNNFSEKNEIGSGGYGKVYRGMLPSGLFVAIKRSQQGSKQGGHEFKTEIELLSRVHHKNLVGLVGFCFEQGEQMLVYEFMPNGTLRESLSGKSGIYLDWKMRLRAALGSARGLTYLHELAIPPIIHRDINTRNILLDENLTARVADFGLSKLGSDSSNGHVSTQVKGTPGYIDPEYYMTQKLTNKSDVYSFGVVMLELVTAKLPIEKGKHIVHEVRMAMDKNDEECYGLGNMMDPAIRNAANLVGFVRFVDLAMQCVEESAADRPTMSELVKELETIILQNDGLDTNSTSASSIGTSSATVFGMTKGAKHLYDVMPSIRK
- the LOC140004595 gene encoding leucine-rich repeat receptor protein kinase HPCA1-like isoform X1, which produces MAALRLLLLFLVMSAGCRGIFSNTDPRDVTVLLSLKDQWQNTPPSWGKSDDPCGFPWEGVSCNNYSRVTELLLSAMGLSGKLSGDIGGLTELTSMDLSFNRGLTGPLSPRIGDLQNLSILILTGCSFNGNIPSELGNLAQLSFLALNINNFTGEIPPSLGKLSNLYCLDIADNQLTGSIPISSLTETPGLDLLKKAQHFHFNNNQLSGQIPGTLFSSEMVLIHVLFNGNNLTGGIPSTLGYVQTLEVLRLDRNALTGNVPLNFKNLTNLTELHLEHNQLSGPFPDLTGMKDLNYVDLSNNSFQQSQAPDWFGILESLTTLVAEYGSLEGTVPQKLFALPQIQQVKLRNNAFNETLDMGRTIGQQLKVVDLENNEIAFAALGSGYDNTPILLAGNPVCSADLAKTNYCEDMQPLPPYCTSLANCASTSCPADKKLSPQSCECAHPYEGTMYFRAPSSRELSNYTLFHQLEISLWTKLNLTPGSVSLQKPFFNVDDLLQVHLAFFPSVGEYFNRSEVQRMGFALNYYIFMPPEQFGSFYFRPFPYTFGAERKNAISKTIVTAIAACSVILGLLLICLGIYAVRQKRRAERAVELSKPFASWAPSRKDSGGAPQLKGARWFSYDELKKSTNNFSEKNEIGSGGYGKVYRGMLPSGLFVAIKRSQQGSKQGGHEFKTEIELLSRVHHKNLVGLVGFCFEQGEQMLVYEFMPNGTLRESLSGKSGIYLDWKMRLRAALGSARGLTYLHELAIPPIIHRDINTRNILLDENLTARVADFGLSKLGSDSSNGHVSTQVKGTPGYIDPEYYMTQKLTNKSDVYSFGVVMLELVTAKLPIEKGKHIVHEVRMAMDKNDEECYGLGNMMDPAIRNAANLVGFVRFVDLAMQCVEESAADRPTMSELVKELETIILQNDGLDTNSTSASSIGTSSATVFGMTKASGNKEIREDLENSGESLPSTDFSRL